A window of Chitinophaga sp. MM2321 contains these coding sequences:
- a CDS encoding RagB/SusD family nutrient uptake outer membrane protein: protein MMKPYNCLILLFLLCLTSCSKFLDEVPEDRLAEVNFYKNLDEARSAVNAVYAPLRPGIFRGPYFLQVEIMADYAEGRGSTSIIGEYKGLDVVNISRVAAIWDGFYRSIRNANIAIEKIPSITNASETDKNALVAEARFLRAFSYYHLVRNWGAVPLYLSTTPQSTARKPIAEVYAAIVADLEFAATNLPEKAAQYGRPGIQAANALLADVSLTAGNWQVAKDKAAEVIASNQFSLVNITKTDDWDNVFGPTVNGSSEEIFYLKFNHLDGWEWPHNLLWSETTFSPFGNYVIYSTLDNRFLNAWDNQDLRKQWDIFTTYINRKTGKLDTLPVSTPVLFSKWRDPGAPTTVGHANDYPFLRYADVLLIYAEADAMAGGSPSTVAVERLNMIRRRAYGFPATSVSPKDYPTTGWTLDAFRDTVLQERAYELFMEGKRWLDLKRTGKVKQVIKANLGKDVQDIHLLWPIPQQEIDTNPELSQADQNPGY, encoded by the coding sequence ATGATGAAACCATATAATTGTCTCATACTACTTTTTTTACTTTGCCTTACATCCTGTAGTAAATTCCTGGATGAAGTACCTGAAGACAGGCTGGCAGAAGTAAATTTTTATAAAAATCTGGATGAAGCCCGTTCTGCTGTGAATGCTGTTTATGCCCCTTTAAGACCCGGTATATTCAGAGGCCCTTATTTCCTGCAAGTGGAAATCATGGCAGATTATGCAGAAGGCAGGGGATCTACCTCTATTATCGGAGAGTACAAAGGACTGGATGTTGTTAACATTTCACGCGTTGCCGCCATCTGGGATGGTTTTTACCGGAGCATCCGGAATGCCAATATTGCGATTGAAAAAATTCCCAGTATTACAAATGCCAGTGAAACAGATAAGAATGCATTGGTAGCGGAAGCCAGATTCCTGCGGGCATTCAGTTATTATCACCTGGTCAGGAACTGGGGAGCCGTGCCTTTATACCTGAGTACAACGCCACAAAGCACTGCACGCAAACCGATAGCAGAAGTATACGCCGCTATTGTTGCCGATCTGGAATTTGCAGCGACCAACCTGCCTGAAAAGGCTGCACAATATGGCAGACCGGGCATCCAGGCAGCGAATGCACTGCTGGCTGATGTGAGCCTCACTGCCGGCAACTGGCAGGTAGCAAAAGATAAAGCAGCAGAAGTAATCGCTTCCAACCAGTTTTCACTGGTGAATATCACCAAAACAGATGATTGGGATAATGTTTTTGGTCCTACTGTAAATGGTTCATCAGAAGAAATATTCTATCTTAAGTTTAATCACCTGGATGGCTGGGAATGGCCACACAACTTGTTATGGAGCGAAACAACATTTTCTCCTTTCGGTAACTACGTGATCTATTCCACCCTGGATAACCGTTTTCTGAATGCATGGGATAACCAGGATCTGCGCAAGCAATGGGATATCTTCACTACCTACATCAACCGGAAAACAGGAAAACTGGATACCCTCCCGGTTTCTACGCCGGTACTTTTCAGCAAATGGAGAGATCCGGGTGCTCCTACTACTGTTGGTCATGCAAATGATTATCCTTTTTTAAGATATGCTGATGTATTGCTCATTTATGCAGAAGCAGATGCGATGGCAGGCGGAAGCCCGTCAACAGTGGCTGTTGAACGCCTGAATATGATCAGAAGAAGAGCTTATGGTTTTCCTGCCACTTCCGTTTCTCCCAAAGATTATCCTACTACCGGCTGGACATTGGATGCATTCCGGGATACGGTATTACAGGAACGCGCCTACGAACTTTTTATGGAAGGAAAACGTTGGCTGGATCTGAAACGTACCGGCAAAGTTAAACAGGTGATCAAAGCCAATTTAGGAAAAGATGTACAGGATATTCACCTGCTCTGGCCTATTCCTCAGCAGGAAATTGACACCAATCCTGAACTCAGTCAGGCCGATCAGAATCCCGGTTATTAA
- a CDS encoding beta-galactosidase, which produces MNKYIVLIVLVCLELVVKAQETERSCAAVRMKAGVPALYINDTPYPPFAYMSYLGEEKYYREAAIAGIHLYNIPAYLGDRGINSTSGIKPFRTPVWLGKNTYDYKGIIHDFEEVLRADPAAKVIIRLHLDPPVWWEKENPDAVCRLPDGSGYRTSFSSPKWQHDAGEVLREVVKWLLHSPYSAHVAGVHVAGGFTEEWFYHYKDHFYDESNARKVAFRKWLRQHYADNTDSLRHAWNDQTITFDQALPADISGTDRKREWRNAATDQRYFNTFDFQATTIADHIAYSCKIVKDASNNCLLTGAFYGYHYFVSDPRRGHGALAKLLDCPYLDYLSSPNDYNRVAGEDWAPMAAIKSVQLHGKLWLAENDTRTTLTTLLKERAPAIAPPGEWYTNGVWIGPDKMSTSVSLLRKNLARMLAYGYGGWWFDMWGGWFSDPALLAVLHEGQQYFVEYPDAACPQMKPEVAVVVDERLQEWDKDYGGLTGEITGNRYALGKTGAPYDLYLRTDLNKVSAGQYKVIWLMGIMDPNEQELTLIKKWAAKGMMVLQTDGYGTTIYFKETGTQPTFSKKLRWPASALGKLWDSAGVHRYLNTEDVVYAGRGWLSVHSVKGGKKELKLPFYAQVSDPVTKKIIAGNTKTVTLDMEPGATILLRVVPEKKQRKH; this is translated from the coding sequence ATGAATAAATATATTGTCCTCATAGTTTTGGTTTGTTTAGAACTGGTTGTAAAGGCACAGGAGACGGAACGCTCCTGTGCCGCTGTGAGGATGAAAGCAGGCGTCCCTGCTTTGTATATCAATGATACCCCTTACCCACCGTTTGCTTATATGTCGTACCTGGGTGAGGAAAAGTATTACCGTGAAGCAGCAATAGCAGGTATACATCTCTACAATATTCCCGCTTACCTGGGAGACAGGGGCATTAACTCCACTTCAGGTATCAAGCCTTTCAGAACACCGGTATGGCTGGGGAAAAACACCTACGATTACAAGGGTATTATCCATGATTTTGAGGAGGTACTGCGTGCAGACCCGGCGGCTAAAGTGATTATCCGCTTGCACCTCGATCCACCGGTATGGTGGGAGAAAGAAAACCCGGATGCGGTTTGCAGACTTCCCGATGGCAGCGGATACCGCACCAGTTTTTCTTCCCCAAAATGGCAACATGACGCCGGGGAAGTACTGAGAGAAGTAGTAAAATGGTTGCTGCATTCCCCTTACAGCGCGCACGTAGCAGGCGTGCATGTAGCGGGTGGGTTTACGGAAGAATGGTTTTATCATTACAAAGACCATTTCTATGATGAAAGCAATGCACGCAAAGTGGCATTCAGGAAATGGCTCCGGCAACATTATGCAGATAATACAGATTCGCTCAGGCATGCCTGGAATGATCAAACCATTACCTTTGATCAGGCATTGCCAGCAGATATCAGCGGCACAGACAGGAAACGGGAATGGCGTAATGCGGCCACTGACCAGCGTTACTTCAACACTTTCGATTTTCAGGCTACCACGATTGCAGATCACATCGCCTATTCCTGCAAAATCGTAAAAGATGCCAGTAATAACTGTCTGCTTACAGGCGCATTTTATGGCTATCATTATTTCGTGTCCGACCCAAGAAGAGGACACGGCGCACTGGCCAAACTACTGGATTGTCCGTACCTCGATTACCTCTCCAGTCCCAATGATTATAACCGTGTTGCGGGAGAAGACTGGGCCCCGATGGCGGCCATTAAATCCGTTCAACTGCATGGTAAATTATGGCTGGCGGAAAATGATACACGCACTACGCTCACTACTTTATTAAAAGAGCGCGCACCGGCAATAGCGCCTCCGGGCGAATGGTACACCAACGGTGTGTGGATAGGACCTGATAAGATGTCAACATCTGTGTCGCTCCTCCGCAAAAATCTCGCCCGCATGCTCGCTTATGGATATGGTGGCTGGTGGTTTGATATGTGGGGTGGCTGGTTTAGTGACCCGGCGTTATTGGCCGTATTACACGAGGGGCAGCAATATTTCGTTGAATATCCCGATGCCGCCTGTCCGCAAATGAAGCCGGAAGTAGCGGTAGTAGTAGATGAAAGATTACAGGAGTGGGATAAAGATTACGGCGGACTTACCGGAGAAATTACCGGCAACCGTTATGCGCTGGGAAAGACCGGTGCACCGTACGATCTATACCTCCGCACCGATTTAAATAAAGTGTCTGCAGGACAATATAAGGTGATCTGGCTCATGGGGATAATGGACCCCAATGAACAGGAGCTGACTTTGATAAAGAAATGGGCTGCTAAGGGCATGATGGTTTTACAAACAGATGGATATGGTACAACGATCTATTTCAAAGAGACAGGAACGCAGCCCACTTTCAGCAAAAAACTTCGATGGCCGGCTTCCGCACTCGGAAAGCTCTGGGATAGCGCCGGTGTGCATCGCTATCTCAACACAGAAGATGTAGTATATGCCGGACGCGGATGGCTGAGTGTACATTCCGTTAAAGGGGGTAAGAAAGAATTGAAGCTCCCCTTTTATGCACAGGTATCAGACCCGGTGACGAAAAAAATAATTGCCGGCAATACCAAAACAGTAACCCTGGATATGGAGCCAGGCGCTACTATTTTACTAAGGGTTGTTCCTGAAAAAAAACAACGCAAACACTAA